From one Salvelinus sp. IW2-2015 linkage group LG11, ASM291031v2, whole genome shotgun sequence genomic stretch:
- the trub2 gene encoding pseudouridylate synthase TRUB2, mitochondrial isoform X2 — translation MLTLPRCETLPEGLFSIYKPPGVHWKLVRDTVETNLLKGINAAPPPAPRQRVQFLAKPTTVVAEGSNELTLSAASVPALAHHPLVSGPEFQHIGVGVGHRLDVFSSGVLVLGVGQANKALTDLYRSHVTRDYTLEGELGMATDNFSHTGRLIERTTYDHITRDKLERVLAMMQGSNQKALLTYSKVDMSTQGAYELAVKGELRPDGKSPPIMTGLRLLHFQPPHFTLEVQCLNETQRYLCRILHEVGLELRSTAVCKGVRRTRDGPFTIQHALTHQHWTSPDVIQAIRQYRSSRKASKAKHTQPGKDTGTASQRQEMSEEAAVTGDSHRLHSVLTSKAFGS, via the exons ATGTTGACATTGCCGAGATGTGAAACATTGCCAG AGGGATTGTTTTCCATTTACAAACCCCCCGGTGTCCACTGGAAACTCGTCCGGGATACCGTCGAGACAAACCTGCTCAAAG GGATAAATGCTGCCCCTCCTCCAGCCCCTCGTCAGCGGGTCCAGTTCCTGGCTAAGCCCACCACTGTTGTGGCTGAGGGTTCCAATGAGCTCACCCTGTCTGCAGCCTCTGTCCCAGCTTTGGCTCATCACCCTCTGG TGAGTGGACCTGAGTTCCAGCACATAGGAGTAGGAGTGGGACATCGCCTGGACGTATTCTCGTCTGGAGTTCTAG TTCTAGGTGTTGGCCAGGCAAACAAGGCTCTGACTGATCTCTACAGATCTCATGTCACTAGA GATTATACATTGGAAGGTGAATTGGGGATGGCCACAGATAATTTCTCTCACACAGGCCGCCTCATAGAGAGGACCACATATG ATCACATCACACGGGACAAGCTGGAGAGAGTCCTGGCCATGATGCAAGGATCCAATCAGAAAGCCCTGCTCAC GTACTCTAAGGTGGACATGAGCACCCAGGGGGCCTATGAGCTGGCTGTGAAGGGGGAACTGCGTCCCGATGGGAAGTCTCCCCCTATTATGACAGGCCTGCGTTTATTACACTTCCAACCACCCCATTTTACCTTGG AGGTGCAGTGTTTGAATGAAACACAGCGGTACCTGTGCAGAATCCTGCATGAAGTGGGCTTGGAGCTCCGCAGCACGGCTGTATGTAAGGGAGTGCGCCGCACTCGAGACGGACCCTTCACCATACAACACGCCTTGACCCATCAACACTGGACTTCCCCAGATGTCATACAGGCCATCAGACAGTACCGCTCTTCCAGAAAGGCTAGCAAAGCCAagcacacacagccagggaaggATACAGGAACAGCCAGTCAGAGACAGGAGATGTCAGAAGAAGCAGCAGTCACTGGTGATTCCCACCGGTTACACTCTGTATTGACCTCAAAAGCATTTGGCTCTTGA
- the trub2 gene encoding pseudouridylate synthase TRUB2, mitochondrial isoform X1, whose protein sequence is MTTPSVRVFHKLEGLFSIYKPPGVHWKLVRDTVETNLLKGINAAPPPAPRQRVQFLAKPTTVVAEGSNELTLSAASVPALAHHPLVSGPEFQHIGVGVGHRLDVFSSGVLVLGVGQANKALTDLYRSHVTRDYTLEGELGMATDNFSHTGRLIERTTYDHITRDKLERVLAMMQGSNQKALLTYSKVDMSTQGAYELAVKGELRPDGKSPPIMTGLRLLHFQPPHFTLEVQCLNETQRYLCRILHEVGLELRSTAVCKGVRRTRDGPFTIQHALTHQHWTSPDVIQAIRQYRSSRKASKAKHTQPGKDTGTASQRQEMSEEAAVTGDSHRLHSVLTSKAFGS, encoded by the exons ATGACGACGCCATCTGTTCGCGTGTTTCATAAACTAGAGGGATTGTTTTCCATTTACAAACCCCCCGGTGTCCACTGGAAACTCGTCCGGGATACCGTCGAGACAAACCTGCTCAAAG GGATAAATGCTGCCCCTCCTCCAGCCCCTCGTCAGCGGGTCCAGTTCCTGGCTAAGCCCACCACTGTTGTGGCTGAGGGTTCCAATGAGCTCACCCTGTCTGCAGCCTCTGTCCCAGCTTTGGCTCATCACCCTCTGG TGAGTGGACCTGAGTTCCAGCACATAGGAGTAGGAGTGGGACATCGCCTGGACGTATTCTCGTCTGGAGTTCTAG TTCTAGGTGTTGGCCAGGCAAACAAGGCTCTGACTGATCTCTACAGATCTCATGTCACTAGA GATTATACATTGGAAGGTGAATTGGGGATGGCCACAGATAATTTCTCTCACACAGGCCGCCTCATAGAGAGGACCACATATG ATCACATCACACGGGACAAGCTGGAGAGAGTCCTGGCCATGATGCAAGGATCCAATCAGAAAGCCCTGCTCAC GTACTCTAAGGTGGACATGAGCACCCAGGGGGCCTATGAGCTGGCTGTGAAGGGGGAACTGCGTCCCGATGGGAAGTCTCCCCCTATTATGACAGGCCTGCGTTTATTACACTTCCAACCACCCCATTTTACCTTGG AGGTGCAGTGTTTGAATGAAACACAGCGGTACCTGTGCAGAATCCTGCATGAAGTGGGCTTGGAGCTCCGCAGCACGGCTGTATGTAAGGGAGTGCGCCGCACTCGAGACGGACCCTTCACCATACAACACGCCTTGACCCATCAACACTGGACTTCCCCAGATGTCATACAGGCCATCAGACAGTACCGCTCTTCCAGAAAGGCTAGCAAAGCCAagcacacacagccagggaaggATACAGGAACAGCCAGTCAGAGACAGGAGATGTCAGAAGAAGCAGCAGTCACTGGTGATTCCCACCGGTTACACTCTGTATTGACCTCAAAAGCATTTGGCTCTTGA